A part of Saccharomonospora amisosensis genomic DNA contains:
- a CDS encoding acyclic terpene utilization AtuA family protein yields MARGPIRVANFSGYLGDRFTAVDEAIAGDPVDVLVGDYLAEITLAALAARYRHDPAKGYVGYFLDQVRPHLATLAERGIKVVTNAGGFHPAGLAAALRELASRQRVPLRVAHIEGDNVLPDLPRLRTDGHRFEHLDTGQPLDSWGLEPIAANAYLGGWGIAAALADGADIVVCGRVTDASLAAGAAAWWHGWGRGDWNAMAGAVAAGHIIECGSQAVGGNFSGFTHIPGMTTPGFPIAEIAADGTSVITKHARDGGAVTVDTVTAQLVYEIQGPTYLNPDVTVHLDTLRLTALGRDRVGVCGVTASPPPPTTKVAAFAQLGFGIVDTVFVTAPDVNDKIELLRAQVSKDLPDGVDQLEFTRLGTAATDPESQWDATVAVRVAATAREQEPLVRLGLARKLASLYLQSIPGFFHDADAAPATKPKPRIDYWPALLPQAAVTHRAVLDDGRVVRIDPPADTALSEQPRHPEPAAAPPATATRSAPLGSVAYARSGDKGGNCNVGVWVPEQRAWPWLRQALSTEELRRLLPEVKDLDIVRHELPTLRAVHFVLRGLLGTGGSANTRVDQAGKAVGEYLRAKHLPIPEELLTSQEHDAAH; encoded by the coding sequence ATGGCCCGCGGGCCCATCCGTGTCGCGAACTTCTCCGGATATCTCGGCGACCGATTCACCGCCGTCGACGAAGCCATTGCGGGTGACCCCGTTGACGTTCTGGTCGGGGACTACCTGGCCGAGATCACCCTCGCCGCGCTGGCGGCGAGGTACCGGCACGACCCGGCCAAGGGTTACGTCGGGTACTTCCTCGACCAGGTACGCCCCCACCTCGCCACGCTGGCCGAACGCGGGATCAAGGTCGTCACCAACGCAGGCGGTTTTCACCCCGCCGGGCTCGCGGCCGCCCTGCGCGAGCTCGCCTCGCGACAGCGGGTACCGCTACGCGTCGCCCACATCGAGGGCGACAACGTACTTCCTGACCTGCCACGCCTGCGAACGGACGGCCACCGGTTCGAGCATCTCGACACTGGGCAACCACTTGACAGTTGGGGTCTGGAGCCGATCGCGGCCAACGCCTACCTTGGCGGCTGGGGCATCGCGGCCGCACTGGCCGACGGCGCCGACATCGTCGTGTGCGGGCGGGTGACCGACGCTTCGCTCGCCGCAGGCGCCGCAGCCTGGTGGCACGGGTGGGGTCGCGGCGACTGGAACGCCATGGCGGGCGCCGTCGCGGCCGGACACATCATCGAGTGCGGCTCACAGGCGGTCGGCGGCAACTTCTCCGGCTTCACCCACATACCCGGCATGACCACCCCCGGCTTCCCCATCGCGGAGATCGCCGCCGACGGCACGAGCGTTATCACCAAACATGCCAGGGACGGCGGCGCCGTCACCGTGGACACGGTCACCGCCCAGCTGGTGTACGAGATCCAGGGCCCGACATACCTCAACCCGGACGTCACGGTTCACCTCGACACGCTGCGGCTCACCGCCCTCGGGCGTGACCGGGTCGGAGTCTGCGGAGTCACCGCAAGCCCTCCCCCGCCTACTACCAAGGTGGCCGCCTTCGCGCAGCTGGGCTTCGGAATCGTGGACACCGTGTTCGTCACCGCGCCGGACGTCAACGACAAGATCGAACTGCTTCGTGCACAGGTGAGCAAGGACCTGCCCGATGGCGTCGACCAGCTGGAGTTCACCCGCCTGGGTACGGCGGCCACGGACCCGGAAAGCCAGTGGGACGCGACCGTGGCGGTGCGCGTCGCAGCGACCGCACGGGAGCAGGAACCGCTCGTGCGACTTGGCCTGGCCCGCAAGCTCGCCAGCCTGTATCTGCAAAGCATTCCCGGCTTCTTCCACGACGCCGACGCGGCACCGGCCACCAAACCCAAGCCACGGATCGACTACTGGCCCGCGCTGCTGCCACAGGCAGCCGTCACACACCGAGCGGTTCTCGACGACGGCCGGGTCGTGCGGATCGATCCGCCCGCCGACACCGCCCTCAGCGAGCAACCCCGGCACCCCGAGCCCGCAGCCGCGCCACCGGCCACCGCCACCCGCAGCGCGCCACTCGGTTCGGTCGCCTACGCACGAAGTGGCGACAAGGGCGGCAACTGCAACGTCGGGGTGTGGGTGCCCGAGCAGCGGGCCTGGCCTTGGCTTCGGCAGGCGCTGTCCACCGAGGAACTGCGCAGGCTACTGCCCGAGGTCAAGGACCTCGACATCGTCCGCCACGAACTACCGACGTTGCGAGCCGTGCACTTCGTGCTTCGCGGTTTGCTCGGTACCGGCGGCTCGGCCAACACCCGCGTCGATCAGGCAGGCAAAGCGGTGGGCGAGTACCTGCGCGCCAAACACCTGCCAATCCCGGAAGAACTGCTGACCTCTCAGGAACACGATGCTGCTCACTGA
- a CDS encoding RidA family protein gives MTLLQRVEHDPDWYEPYRISLAIKANGLIFVSGQAGIDEHGRTVGVGDFETQARQAFRNLAAVLEQGGSSLNDVVKVTIMVTDMSYLDQIVRLREEYFTAPYPADTLLRVAGLAQPDWLVEIDAIAVAG, from the coding sequence ATGACCTTGCTGCAACGTGTGGAACACGACCCCGACTGGTACGAGCCCTACCGCATTTCGCTGGCGATCAAGGCGAACGGCCTGATCTTCGTATCCGGCCAGGCCGGGATCGACGAGCACGGTCGTACCGTCGGTGTCGGAGATTTCGAAACCCAGGCACGCCAGGCGTTCCGCAACCTGGCTGCGGTGCTGGAACAGGGCGGCAGCAGCCTCAACGACGTTGTCAAGGTAACCATCATGGTCACCGACATGAGCTACCTGGACCAGATCGTGCGGCTACGCGAGGAGTACTTCACCGCGCCCTACCCGGCCGATACGTTGCTGCGCGTGGCCGGGCTGGCGCAACCCGACTGGCTGGTGGAGATCGACGCGATCGCGGTGGCAGGGTAG
- a CDS encoding winged helix-turn-helix transcriptional regulator codes for MGARIEALAEECMVEAALEVIGGKWKLVILRHLLQSTMRFGELDRALPGITPRMLTRQLRELEADGLVRRTVHHQVPPKVEYSVTEMGTSLRDITEQLERWGHDYRKWKIGRDDTDG; via the coding sequence GTGGGCGCCCGTATCGAGGCGTTGGCCGAGGAGTGCATGGTCGAGGCCGCGCTGGAGGTCATCGGTGGCAAGTGGAAGCTGGTAATCCTTCGACATCTGCTGCAGAGCACCATGCGCTTCGGTGAACTCGACAGGGCACTGCCTGGTATCACTCCCCGGATGCTGACCCGGCAACTGCGGGAGCTGGAAGCCGACGGGCTGGTGCGGCGCACCGTGCACCACCAGGTGCCGCCCAAAGTGGAGTATTCGGTCACCGAGATGGGCACGAGCCTGCGCGACATCACCGAGCAACTCGAGCGCTGGGGACACGACTACCGGAAATGGAAAATCGGCCGAGACGACACCGACGGCTGA
- a CDS encoding LysE family translocator, which yields MELLGSLPTFVAAVVLISASPGPAMALILRCAALRGFAGAVPTVLGLQAGLYLWALLAAGGLAALVAASQVAFVVLRVLGAGFLLYLGIRMWREAWRGRESLPRPVSVRKYPPKPKGAGSRRSPRVSW from the coding sequence ATGGAACTGCTTGGCTCGTTGCCCACCTTCGTCGCCGCCGTCGTGCTGATATCCGCCTCACCTGGTCCGGCGATGGCGTTGATCCTGCGGTGTGCGGCGCTGCGGGGGTTCGCGGGCGCGGTACCGACGGTGCTTGGACTGCAGGCCGGTCTCTACCTGTGGGCGCTGCTGGCGGCGGGAGGGCTGGCCGCGCTGGTCGCCGCGTCACAGGTCGCGTTCGTCGTGCTTCGTGTGCTCGGTGCGGGGTTCCTGCTTTATCTCGGCATCAGGATGTGGCGTGAGGCATGGCGCGGCCGCGAGAGCCTTCCGCGACCGGTGTCGGTGCGGAAGTACCCGCCGAAGCCGAAAGGGGCTGGCTCAAGGCGTTCGCCGAGGGTGTCGTGGTGA
- a CDS encoding SulP family inorganic anion transporter, which translates to MSLPAVSRPKTRRVLPGRPAWLSPRVLRTETLSGLVVALALIPEAVSFSIIAGVDPRIGLFASFTMAVTIAVTGGRPAMISAATGAIALVLAPLVRDHGVEYLLAAVVVGGILQVLLAVAGVARLMRFLPRSVMVGFVNALAVLIFLAQLPYLIDVPWPVYPLLAAGLVVMIGLPRLTKAVPAPLVAIVVLTTFTVAAGIAVPTVGDEGELPSSLPVLGVPSVPLTLETLTIITPYALAMALVGLMESLMTAKLVDDITDTHSDKTRESWGQGIANIVTGFFGGMGGCAMIGQTMINVKSGARTRASTFLAGVFLLVLVVALGEIVARIPMAALVGVMIMVAAGTFDWHSIRPRTLRRMPRSETAVMLSTVAVTVATHNLAIGVIVGVLVAMVLFARRVAHLVTVDSVLDPDGSTKIYHVTGQLFFASSNDLVFQFDYAGDPPNVIIDLSDAHIWDASSVAALDAITTKYESRGTTVTIIGMNSDSRQRHNTLAGTLTGSH; encoded by the coding sequence ATGTCGCTGCCTGCTGTCTCGCGCCCGAAAACCCGACGAGTGCTACCCGGTCGTCCCGCGTGGCTCTCCCCGCGCGTGCTGCGTACCGAGACGCTTTCCGGCTTGGTCGTCGCGCTCGCGCTCATCCCCGAGGCGGTGTCGTTCTCCATCATCGCGGGCGTCGACCCACGCATCGGGCTGTTCGCCTCGTTCACGATGGCTGTCACCATCGCCGTCACCGGCGGCCGACCTGCCATGATCTCCGCGGCCACCGGCGCCATCGCGCTCGTGCTCGCACCGCTGGTTCGCGATCACGGCGTTGAATACCTGCTCGCCGCCGTCGTCGTAGGCGGCATCCTGCAGGTGCTGCTGGCCGTGGCCGGGGTGGCCCGGCTCATGCGGTTCCTGCCCCGCAGCGTCATGGTCGGCTTCGTCAACGCCCTGGCCGTCCTCATCTTCCTGGCCCAGCTGCCCTACCTCATCGACGTACCGTGGCCGGTCTACCCGCTACTCGCCGCTGGTCTCGTGGTCATGATCGGGCTCCCGAGACTCACCAAGGCCGTCCCCGCACCGCTGGTGGCGATCGTGGTGCTCACCACCTTCACCGTCGCCGCCGGAATCGCCGTGCCGACCGTCGGCGACGAGGGCGAGTTGCCCAGCAGCCTGCCCGTGCTCGGGGTCCCTTCGGTGCCGCTGACCCTCGAAACCCTGACGATCATCACTCCCTACGCACTGGCCATGGCTCTGGTCGGGCTCATGGAGTCACTGATGACCGCCAAACTCGTCGACGACATCACCGACACCCACTCCGACAAGACCCGCGAGTCCTGGGGACAAGGCATAGCCAACATCGTCACCGGCTTCTTCGGCGGCATGGGCGGCTGCGCCATGATCGGCCAAACCATGATCAACGTGAAGTCCGGCGCGCGTACCCGCGCCTCCACCTTCCTCGCCGGAGTGTTCCTGCTCGTCCTCGTCGTCGCCCTCGGCGAGATCGTCGCGAGGATCCCCATGGCCGCCCTCGTCGGCGTCATGATCATGGTCGCAGCCGGCACGTTCGACTGGCACAGCATCCGCCCACGCACGCTACGCCGAATGCCCAGGAGCGAGACTGCCGTGATGCTGTCCACAGTGGCCGTTACCGTGGCCACCCACAACCTCGCCATCGGCGTGATCGTCGGCGTGCTGGTCGCCATGGTGCTCTTCGCCCGCCGCGTCGCCCACCTCGTCACCGTCGACAGCGTGCTCGACCCCGACGGCAGCACCAAGATCTACCACGTCACCGGCCAGCTGTTCTTCGCCTCCAGCAACGACCTCGTATTCCAGTTCGACTACGCGGGCGACCCACCCAACGTCATCATCGACCTGTCCGACGCCCACATCTGGGACGCCTCCTCCGTCGCCGCACTCGACGCCATCACCACCAAATACGAATCGCGCGGCACCACCGTCACCATCATCGGCATGAACTCCGACAGCCGGCAGCGGCACAACACACTGGCAGGCACCCTCACCGGCTCGCATTGA
- a CDS encoding LysE family translocator, with product MLANPKAAAFMVAFYPQFVPADRPLFATTAVLALLQVAIEIVLYLGLAAAVGRASGWFRRPMVRRRLEAVSGTVLVALGIRMAAEGR from the coding sequence ATGCTGGCCAACCCCAAGGCGGCGGCGTTCATGGTGGCCTTCTACCCGCAGTTCGTCCCGGCCGACCGCCCGCTGTTCGCCACCACGGCGGTACTGGCGCTGCTGCAGGTGGCGATCGAGATCGTGCTGTACCTCGGGCTCGCGGCCGCCGTCGGACGGGCGAGCGGCTGGTTCCGGCGGCCCATGGTTCGGCGCAGGCTGGAAGCGGTGAGCGGCACCGTTCTGGTCGCTCTCGGTATCCGCATGGCCGCCGAAGGCCGCTAG